The Brachybacterium huguangmaarense genome contains a region encoding:
- a CDS encoding acrylyl-CoA reductase family protein, which produces MTTFPAWVIREGERTNVAALEDIELSALDDLPVTLRVGYSGLNYKDALALGGRPGVIRRFPLIAGIDLVGEVVESRDERWQAGDVVTLDGAGLGEDRHGGLAGMARVGGDDLIAVPDAFTPAQAAAIGTAGFTAALSALALERHGLRPGDGPVLVTGASGGVGSIAISLLSRAGHEVVAATGRVEQMRERLTELGASDLVDRADLEDKGRPLGRQRWAAVVDGAGGQILASALSTLRADGAAAAYGLAASTDLPTSVLPFILRGVSLLGINSVHVTPERRRQAWELLARDLDPAVLDSLTRTVDLADARDAAAELLAGRGTGRTVVRIPS; this is translated from the coding sequence ACGACCTGCCCGTCACGCTCCGCGTCGGCTACTCGGGCCTGAACTACAAGGACGCCCTCGCCCTCGGCGGCCGCCCCGGCGTGATCCGCCGCTTCCCGCTCATCGCGGGCATCGACCTCGTCGGCGAGGTCGTCGAGTCCCGCGACGAGCGGTGGCAGGCGGGCGACGTCGTGACCCTCGACGGTGCCGGGCTGGGGGAGGACCGCCACGGCGGCCTCGCCGGCATGGCGCGCGTCGGCGGCGACGACCTGATCGCCGTGCCCGACGCCTTCACCCCGGCCCAGGCCGCGGCGATCGGCACCGCCGGGTTCACAGCGGCGCTCTCGGCGCTCGCCCTCGAACGCCACGGCCTGCGTCCCGGCGACGGCCCGGTGCTCGTGACGGGCGCGAGCGGCGGGGTGGGCTCGATCGCGATCTCCCTGCTGTCGCGCGCCGGCCACGAGGTGGTCGCCGCCACCGGACGGGTCGAGCAGATGCGGGAGCGGCTCACCGAGCTGGGCGCGAGCGACCTCGTCGACCGCGCCGACCTCGAGGACAAGGGACGCCCGCTGGGCCGGCAGCGCTGGGCGGCGGTCGTCGACGGCGCGGGCGGGCAGATCCTCGCGAGCGCCCTGTCCACCCTGCGGGCCGACGGCGCCGCCGCGGCCTACGGGCTCGCGGCGAGCACCGACCTGCCCACGAGCGTGCTGCCCTTCATCCTCCGCGGCGTCTCCCTGCTCGGCATCAACTCGGTGCACGTGACGCCCGAGCGGCGACGCCAGGCCTGGGAGCTGCTCGCGCGTGACCTCGACCCGGCCGTGCTCGACTCCCTCACCCGCACGGTCGACCTGGCCGATGCGCGCGACGCGGCCGCCGAGCTGCTCGCGGGCCGGGGCACAGGCCGCACCGTCGTGCGGATCCCGAGCTGA